TAATCAGCCCAAAACAAAAAGGCGACCTTTTGGCCGCCTTTCTTTTAACTCTTAGTCTTACCGACTGCGTAACACTTACTTAGAGTGTAAGCCTTTCTTCTCCAGCTGCTTGTAGATAAGCGTTTGCTGAATCAGAGTTACGATGTTCGATACTAGCCAGTAAAGAACCAGACCAGATGGGAAGAACAGGAAGAAGAATGTGAACATAACTGGCATGAAGGTCATGATCTTCTGCTGCATTGGATCCGTTACTGTTGTCGGGCTCATCTTCTGAATTAGGAACATTGAAGCACCCATTAGAAGTGGCAAGATGTAGTAAGGGTCTTGTGCTGAAAGGTCAGTAATCCAACCGAAGAACGGTGAGTGACGCAGTTCAACAGACTCCATTAGTGCCCAGTATAGAGAAATGAAGATAGGCATCTGTAGAAGGATAGGTAGACAGCCGCCTAGCGGGTTTACTTTCTCTTTCTTGTACAGTTCCATCATTTCTTGACTCATGCGCTGACGGTCATCGCCAATACGCTCACGCATTGCAGTCAGCTTAGGCTGAAGCATACGCATTTTCGCCATAGACGTGTACTGAGCTTTCGTTAGTGGGTACATAGCACCACGAACGATGAATGTTAGGATGATGATCGCTACACCCCAGTTCGATACAAAGCCTTGAATGAACGAAAGCAGAGTATGAAGTGGTTTTGCAATAAACCATAGCCAGCCGTAGTCCACTACTAGGTCTAGGTTTGGTGCAACTTCAGCCATTTGGTCTTGAAGTTTTGGACCAACCCATAGTGTGGCTGTGAAGTTTGCTTGGTCGCCATTTGCAATCGTCTTGTTTGGCATGCGAACACCGATGTCGCCAAGGTTGCCAATTACACGAGTGTAAAGGTTGCTGCCTGCTTCGTCGCGTGGGATCCATGCACTTGCAAAGTAGTGTTGGATCATCGCTGCCCAACCTTGACCGTTTGCTAGGTTAAGAGATAGGTTGCGATCTTGCATATCGTCGAAGCTGTATTTTTTGTAACGCGTGTCTTCCGTAGAGTAAGCACCACCACGGTAAGTTGGCATTGTTAGGCTACCGCCGTCATCCATCACGTTTTGACGTAGGTGAGCGTACATACCAAATGTTGCGTTGTTGCCTGAGTTGTTCACCACATCGTATTCAACATCAATCGCGTAGCTGCCGCGCTTAAAGATGAATGTTTTGGTGTAATCAAGGCCGTTCGCTTGGTAGGTCATTGGGATGCGTAGTTCATCTTGACCATCCGCCAGTGTGAAGCTGTCAGCTGAAACTGTGTAGCTTGGGCGGTTCGTGCTGCTTAGGTCGATACCTTGTGGGCCAACAAGACCACTTTGAGCGATGAATTGGTGACCAGGTTCATTCTTAAGTAGAATAAAGCTGTCTTCTGAATCGTATTCAGCAGAGTAGTCGTTAAGGCTTGCCGATACCACGTCGCCACCAACCGTATCAATTGACAGAGTCAGTACATCAGTGGTTACTGTGATCGCTTTTGCTGAAGCAACTTGACCCGGAGCTGGATCTAGGTCGTCTGCATAAGATGGCGCTGGTAGAGTGCTGCCAGATTGTGCCTGCTCAACCGCTTGTGGTGCTGGGTTCTTCGCTACGTTCCACTGTTGGAAAAGTAAGAAAGATACCAGAGCCAGTGCGATTAACAGGATATTACGTTGAGAATCCATCGTTATTTATCTCTGTCTTGTTTTTGGACTGGTGGAACGGGGTCATAGCCCCCTTCGTTCAAAGGATGGCATTTTAATAGACGTTTGCCTGATAACCAACACCCTTTTACAAAACCGTGAGCTTTCAACGCTTCTATCGCATATAAAGAGCAGGTTGGAGTAAATCGGCAGCGAGGGCCAATGAGTGGACTAATGAACCATCTATAAAAATAGATAGGTATTAGCGCTAACCACGCGAAGGGCGAGACAGGCGAAGCCATAATTTGTCTAATAATTTGAACATTTCTTCATTGCTCAAATCTTGCGCGCTCTTTTTAGCAATAACAACAAAATCTTTGTTAGGAAGTTTGTGTTGATTGTTACGAAAGCTTTCACGGCATAGGCGCTTAAATTTATTGCGACCAACGGCGGTTTTAATCTGCTTTTTCGGAACGGCTAATCCAAGACGAGGATTTGAAAGAGAGTTTTTACGAGCAATGATGGTGAAATGAGGGGAGCCAGCTCGATGAGCTTGCTTGAAGACATTTTGATAATGTTCGGGAGTTAACAAGCGTAACTCCCGACCGAAGGCTAGCTTTTTCAAAATAATCAAAGATTACTTAGAAAGACGCTTACGGCCTTTTGCACGACGTGCATTGATTGTTGCGCGACCGTTCTTAGTAGCCATGCGAGCACGGAAACCGTGAGTACGCTTACGCTTTAGAACTGTAGGTTGAAAAGTGCGTTTCATTGTAATTACCTTACTGATCAGTAGTTTTAGGTTTTTGTTAAACCCGGCGTGGGTATTGTTTCCTCTCTTTATATAAAGAAAGGAGAACCGACGCCTCTCAACAAAGAGGCGGAATTGTAATCACTGTCACAAAAAGTGTCAATGATTGGGTTAACTAAAATTCCGGTCGGGGGATTATACGTAGAATCTCTAAAATCTCAAGGATCCTTACTCGATCCCAACCTTATTTAGGAATTTTTTTAATTTAGGATCTTGTGGATTACCAAAAATATCCTGTGGAGATCCTTGCTCGACAATGTGGCCATCAGCCATGAAGATCACTCGATCCGCGACTTCTCTCGCGAACTGCATTTCATGGGTAACCACCAGCATGGTTTGATGCTGATTTGCCAATTTTTTCATTAGGTTAAGTACTTCACCGACCCATTCAGGATCGAGTGCAGAAGTCGGCTCATCGAACAGAAGTAGCTCTGGTTGAAGGGCCATCGCACGGCCAATACCTACACGCTGCTGTTGACCGCCTGAGAGCGCGGCTGGGTAACTATCAGCCTTATCGCCTAGACCAATATCATCAAGGATTTGTTGTGCTTTTTCATAGGCTTGCTGCTTCTTCCAACCACGTACCGTGATCAAGCCTTCAGCGATGTTTTGCTTGGCGGTTTGATGCGCAAACAGTGCGTAGTTTTGGAAGACAAAGCCGGTCTTACGACGCAGTGCTAATACCTCTGCTTTGGTGTGTTTTTCAACGTCCACCTTGATGTCATCAATCGCAATCGAGCCCTGATCGGCATGCTCTAGAAAGTTCACGCAACGCAATAGGGTTGACTTACCAGTACCACTCGAACCGATGATAACGATAATCTCACCTTGTTGGATTTCAAGGTTGATACCTTTAAGGACTTCCGTCTCTCCAAACTGCTTGTGGATATTTTCTAATTTGATCATCGTGCATACGCCTTATTCAGTTTCGCTTCGGCCCATAGTTGAATGCGAGTTAAAATCACCACCACACCCCAGTAGATAAGTGCCACAGCTAAGAACGCTTCGAAGAAACGGAAGCTTGAAGAGGCCTCCATTTGCGCTTTTGCCATAATTTCAGCCACACCGAGAGTGAAGGCAAGCGAGGTCGACTTGATCATATCAATGAAGTAGTTCATCAGTGACGGTAGAGCGACACGTGTTGCTTGTGGCAGGATCACGCGGCGCATCGCCTGACTGGTCGTCATACCGACCGAAAGGCTCGCCTCCATTTGGCTGCGATCAATACCAATAATCGCGGCACGAATACTCTCTGCCATGTAGGCGGCAAAGTGTAATGTTAAACCAATAACCGCCGCGCTGAAGGCATCTAAGCCAACCATCCAAGGAAACACTTGCGGCAAGCCGTAGTAAAGCAGGAATAGTTGTACCAGCAGTGGGGTGCCGCGGAAGAAGCTAATGTAGAGTTGGCTGAGTTGATCCAGTACTGGGATTTTGAACACGCGAATGTTTGCTAGTATCACAGATAGGATCAGGGCAAAGAATAGGCCCCATATTGCCATCTCCATGGTTGTGCCTAGATACTTAAACAGTATCGGTAGCAACTCCAGCATGTAATTAAAGTCAAATCCCATAATCTATCTCGTTTGGTTATGTCAGGCGTTGGGTAATGTGTTGTGGTTATTAGTGACTAAAAAAGAAAAACCCACTGCAGAGAAAATGCAGTGGGTTATGGCTGTTTAGAGTGAGTGATTACTTCTTAGTAATGTCTGCACCAAACCACTTCTCAGAGATTTTCTCTAGAGTACCATCAGCACGCATTGCTGCAAGTGCTTCGTTTACTTCTGCTTGAAGCTTCTTACCGTTTTCGTTATCAACAAATGGCCATGCGTTTTCGATCGTTTCGAAAGG
The Vibrio pelagius genome window above contains:
- the yidC gene encoding membrane protein insertase YidC — protein: MDSQRNILLIALALVSFLLFQQWNVAKNPAPQAVEQAQSGSTLPAPSYADDLDPAPGQVASAKAITVTTDVLTLSIDTVGGDVVSASLNDYSAEYDSEDSFILLKNEPGHQFIAQSGLVGPQGIDLSSTNRPSYTVSADSFTLADGQDELRIPMTYQANGLDYTKTFIFKRGSYAIDVEYDVVNNSGNNATFGMYAHLRQNVMDDGGSLTMPTYRGGAYSTEDTRYKKYSFDDMQDRNLSLNLANGQGWAAMIQHYFASAWIPRDEAGSNLYTRVIGNLGDIGVRMPNKTIANGDQANFTATLWVGPKLQDQMAEVAPNLDLVVDYGWLWFIAKPLHTLLSFIQGFVSNWGVAIIILTFIVRGAMYPLTKAQYTSMAKMRMLQPKLTAMRERIGDDRQRMSQEMMELYKKEKVNPLGGCLPILLQMPIFISLYWALMESVELRHSPFFGWITDLSAQDPYYILPLLMGASMFLIQKMSPTTVTDPMQQKIMTFMPVMFTFFFLFFPSGLVLYWLVSNIVTLIQQTLIYKQLEKKGLHSK
- the yidD gene encoding membrane protein insertion efficiency factor YidD yields the protein MASPVSPFAWLALIPIYFYRWFISPLIGPRCRFTPTCSLYAIEALKAHGFVKGCWLSGKRLLKCHPLNEGGYDPVPPVQKQDRDK
- the rnpA gene encoding ribonuclease P protein component, with translation MLTPEHYQNVFKQAHRAGSPHFTIIARKNSLSNPRLGLAVPKKQIKTAVGRNKFKRLCRESFRNNQHKLPNKDFVVIAKKSAQDLSNEEMFKLLDKLWLRLSRPSRG
- the rpmH gene encoding 50S ribosomal protein L34 — protein: MKRTFQPTVLKRKRTHGFRARMATKNGRATINARRAKGRKRLSK
- a CDS encoding amino acid ABC transporter ATP-binding protein, with the protein product MIKLENIHKQFGETEVLKGINLEIQQGEIIVIIGSSGTGKSTLLRCVNFLEHADQGSIAIDDIKVDVEKHTKAEVLALRRKTGFVFQNYALFAHQTAKQNIAEGLITVRGWKKQQAYEKAQQILDDIGLGDKADSYPAALSGGQQQRVGIGRAMALQPELLLFDEPTSALDPEWVGEVLNLMKKLANQHQTMLVVTHEMQFAREVADRVIFMADGHIVEQGSPQDIFGNPQDPKLKKFLNKVGIE
- a CDS encoding amino acid ABC transporter permease, which produces MGFDFNYMLELLPILFKYLGTTMEMAIWGLFFALILSVILANIRVFKIPVLDQLSQLYISFFRGTPLLVQLFLLYYGLPQVFPWMVGLDAFSAAVIGLTLHFAAYMAESIRAAIIGIDRSQMEASLSVGMTTSQAMRRVILPQATRVALPSLMNYFIDMIKSTSLAFTLGVAEIMAKAQMEASSSFRFFEAFLAVALIYWGVVVILTRIQLWAEAKLNKAYAR